A genomic stretch from Flavobacterium sp. KS-LB2 includes:
- the ribH gene encoding 6,7-dimethyl-8-ribityllumazine synthase, translated as MATVNKNLSEYDKNSIPNAKDFRFGIVVSEWNDSITEGLYRGAIEALFENQVPVQHIIRWNVPGSFELIYGSKKMLQTQNVDAVIAIGCVIQGQTKHFDFVCEGVVQGIKDLNVQTDIPVIFCVLTDNTMQQSIDRSGGIHGNKGTEAAIAAIKMAYIRQQASLSHQIDNQHLLSAGAIQLEEGAPLELKE; from the coding sequence ATGGCTACCGTAAATAAAAACTTATCCGAGTACGATAAAAATTCAATCCCAAACGCGAAAGATTTTCGCTTTGGGATTGTTGTTTCAGAATGGAATGATTCCATAACTGAAGGGCTATATAGAGGCGCTATTGAAGCCCTTTTTGAAAACCAAGTGCCAGTCCAGCATATTATTCGCTGGAATGTTCCTGGTAGTTTCGAACTTATATATGGCTCTAAGAAAATGTTGCAAACACAAAACGTAGATGCTGTAATTGCTATTGGATGCGTCATTCAAGGGCAAACGAAACATTTTGATTTTGTATGCGAAGGAGTAGTGCAAGGAATCAAAGACTTGAATGTTCAAACTGATATTCCAGTTATTTTTTGTGTTTTGACGGATAATACCATGCAACAATCCATTGATAGAAGTGGAGGAATTCACGGAAATAAAGGTACTGAAGCTGCTATTGCGGCTATAAAAATGGCGTATATTCGTCAGCAGGCTTCTTTATCTCATCAAATAGATAATCAGCATTTATTGTCTGCTGGAGCTATTCAACTAGAAGAAGGTGCACCTTTAGAGTTGAAGGAATAA
- a CDS encoding glycosyltransferase — protein sequence MKKKRILFLGESYRADAITWMNGLKEFGDFEIITWELKNPSNCIHNRILRIFEFELAIFKIRKIIKMQRPDMVIAERTTSYGFLAALSGVKPVAIAQQGRTDLWPEKSILLPLKKLIQNYAFKKADLIHAWGPVMTISMMEANVDMNKVLVLPKGIDLTKFKNQNKSNPEKICAIVTRSLLPEYRHDIILKSFAFLNQKGIDFVLTIIGDGAQLSKLKNLAKDLGIENKVNFTGRIPNTELPKLLQQSNIYISMPITEGVSASLFEAMATNCYPIVSDIAGNQSWIKHRKNGQLVTVDDYEMLADELIWAFKNNKYRSEVVLKNRLFLEKNADYNINMKIIANKYHELINTNSTN from the coding sequence ATGAAAAAAAAGAGAATACTTTTTCTAGGAGAATCCTACCGCGCCGACGCCATTACCTGGATGAATGGCTTAAAGGAATTTGGTGATTTTGAAATCATTACTTGGGAATTAAAAAACCCAAGCAATTGTATTCATAACCGAATTCTAAGGATTTTCGAATTTGAATTAGCTATTTTTAAAATCAGAAAAATAATAAAAATGCAACGACCAGACATGGTAATTGCAGAAAGAACGACTAGTTATGGTTTTCTTGCAGCACTATCGGGCGTAAAACCTGTCGCCATTGCACAACAAGGTAGAACCGATTTATGGCCGGAAAAATCAATTTTATTACCTTTAAAAAAACTCATTCAGAATTATGCTTTCAAAAAAGCAGATTTAATTCATGCTTGGGGACCGGTGATGACTATTTCTATGATGGAAGCCAATGTAGATATGAATAAAGTTTTGGTTTTACCAAAAGGTATTGACTTAACTAAATTTAAAAATCAAAACAAGTCCAACCCAGAAAAAATTTGTGCTATAGTCACTCGCTCTTTATTGCCGGAATATCGTCATGATATTATTTTAAAATCATTTGCCTTTCTGAACCAGAAAGGGATAGATTTCGTACTTACCATTATAGGAGATGGAGCGCAACTTTCTAAATTAAAAAATTTGGCAAAAGATTTAGGTATTGAAAACAAAGTCAACTTTACCGGAAGAATCCCAAATACTGAATTACCAAAATTATTGCAACAATCTAATATTTACATTAGTATGCCAATAACAGAAGGTGTTTCGGCGTCATTATTTGAAGCTATGGCTACGAATTGTTATCCAATTGTAAGTGATATTGCAGGAAATCAGAGTTGGATTAAACATCGGAAAAACGGACAATTGGTTACAGTTGATGATTATGAAATGCTAGCAGATGAACTAATCTGGGCATTTAAAAACAATAAATACCGAAGCGAAGTCGTTTTAAAAAACAGACTATTTTTAGAAAAAAATGCAGATTACAACATAAATATGAAAATCATTGCCAACAAATACCACGAATTAATTAACACAAATAGTACCAATTAA
- a CDS encoding rhomboid family intramembrane serine protease, protein MRNVTETVKQLIIINVLFFIGTLVIGDAAYKILALYFPENPSFQLWQPLTHMFMHGGFMHIFFNMFALYSFGSALEQMWGSKKFLFFYISCGLGAALLHTGVNYYYFQDGMNTLIANGFPKQDILQLLNEGKIDTRWQQFISVSDFQNFTSAYAGTAVGASGAIYGTIVAFAFMFPNAELALMFIPVPIKAKYFVPGLVLVDLYLGISGKSIFGGGGIAHFAHVGGALFGFIIMWYWKKNQFNNNRWN, encoded by the coding sequence ATGAGAAATGTCACCGAAACCGTAAAACAATTAATTATAATCAATGTATTGTTTTTTATAGGAACCCTAGTAATTGGAGATGCTGCCTATAAAATATTAGCCTTGTATTTTCCAGAGAACCCTAGTTTTCAGTTGTGGCAACCCTTAACGCATATGTTTATGCATGGTGGCTTTATGCATATTTTTTTTAATATGTTTGCCTTGTACTCTTTTGGATCGGCTTTAGAGCAAATGTGGGGAAGCAAGAAATTCTTATTTTTCTATATTTCTTGTGGACTAGGCGCTGCATTGTTGCATACTGGAGTGAATTATTACTATTTTCAAGATGGAATGAATACTTTGATTGCTAACGGATTTCCTAAACAAGATATTCTACAGCTTTTGAATGAGGGTAAAATCGATACAAGATGGCAACAATTTATATCCGTATCTGATTTTCAAAATTTCACAAGTGCTTATGCTGGAACCGCAGTAGGAGCTTCTGGAGCTATTTATGGTACAATAGTAGCCTTTGCTTTTATGTTTCCAAATGCTGAATTGGCTTTGATGTTTATTCCCGTGCCAATAAAAGCAAAATATTTTGTGCCAGGTCTAGTATTGGTCGATTTGTATTTAGGAATTTCCGGAAAATCAATTTTTGGTGGTGGCGGAATTGCTCATTTTGCGCACGTTGGAGGTGCTTTGTTTGGTTTTATTATCATGTGGTATTGGAAAAAAAATCAGTTCAATAATAACCGTTGGAATTAA
- the recF gene encoding DNA replication/repair protein RecF (All proteins in this family for which functions are known are DNA-binding proteins that assist the filamentation of RecA onto DNA for the initiation of recombination or recombinational repair.), which produces MYLKKISLFNYKNFSEANFDFDSKINCFVGKNGIGKTNVLDAIYHLSYGKSYFNPLAVQNIKHGEEFFVIDAEFEKNERNEQILCSLKKGQKKILKRNGKAYDKFSDHIGFIPLVIISPADRDLIVEGSETRRKFMDSVISQLDAHYLQQLIQYQKVISQRNALLKYFALNHVFDSDTLSIYNEQLTGFGAYIFDKRKEFIQQFIPIFNTHHQAITGSQETVQLVYESHLFEKDLLTLLQENINKDRALHYTSVGIHKDDLSFEIDEHPIKKFGSQGQQKSFLIALKLAQFEFLKKQSGVKPILLFDDIFDKLDESRVAKIIEMVNSDTFGQLFISDTHPERTETIVKSTHQTYKIFNL; this is translated from the coding sequence ATGTATTTAAAAAAGATTTCATTATTCAATTACAAGAATTTTTCGGAAGCAAATTTCGATTTTGACAGCAAAATAAATTGTTTTGTGGGTAAGAATGGTATTGGAAAGACAAATGTGCTTGATGCAATCTACCATTTATCGTACGGAAAAAGCTATTTCAATCCATTAGCCGTTCAAAATATTAAACACGGAGAAGAATTCTTTGTGATTGATGCTGAATTTGAAAAAAACGAAAGAAATGAACAAATTCTTTGTAGTCTGAAAAAAGGACAAAAAAAGATATTGAAACGCAACGGAAAAGCCTATGATAAATTCTCAGATCACATTGGTTTTATTCCTTTAGTCATTATTTCCCCTGCGGATAGGGATTTAATTGTGGAAGGTAGCGAAACCAGAAGAAAATTCATGGATAGCGTGATTTCGCAACTAGACGCTCATTATTTACAACAACTCATTCAATATCAAAAAGTAATAAGTCAGCGCAATGCTTTATTAAAATATTTTGCTTTGAATCATGTTTTCGATAGCGATACATTGTCTATATACAATGAGCAACTTACCGGTTTTGGAGCTTATATCTTCGACAAAAGAAAAGAATTTATCCAGCAGTTTATCCCTATTTTCAATACGCATCATCAAGCCATAACGGGTTCACAAGAAACCGTTCAACTAGTGTATGAAAGTCATTTATTCGAAAAAGATTTATTGACTTTATTACAAGAAAACATTAATAAAGACAGAGCACTACATTATACTAGTGTGGGAATTCACAAAGACGATTTATCATTTGAAATTGATGAACATCCTATTAAGAAATTTGGCTCACAAGGCCAACAAAAATCATTTCTAATTGCGTTAAAACTAGCGCAATTTGAATTTTTAAAAAAACAAAGCGGTGTAAAACCCATTCTATTATTTGATGATATTTTTGACAAATTAGACGAAAGTCGCGTGGCCAAAATAATAGAAATGGTCAACAGTGATACTTTTGGCCAACTTTTCATTTCCGATACGCATCCGGAACGTACTGAAACTATTGTAAAATCGACACATCAGACCTATAAAATTTTCAATTTATAA
- a CDS encoding rhomboid family intramembrane serine protease: MNIIDDLKLQYKMGGIVTQLIFWNVALFVIPWLFFALLSLLGVNIDYIHYVSLSSNPAHLLWKPWSLLSYAFFHSGIMHIIFNMIVLNFSGRLFMTYFTSKQLLGLYVLSAIFAGLCYILVFYILNISAPIVGASAAIMAILVATTTYHPLMELRLLIIGNVKLWHITAVIIIVDLMQLRSENMGGHISHLSGALFGFIFIKLLQNGTDLSTLVSRFLDFFANLFQKNTATPFKKVHKNYSKPLVKSVSKIVAKDKSQQQIDEILDKISQSGYDSLTKEEKEFLFKVGK, from the coding sequence ATGAATATTATTGACGACCTGAAATTACAATATAAAATGGGAGGAATAGTGACTCAGCTAATCTTTTGGAATGTAGCTTTGTTTGTTATTCCGTGGTTATTTTTTGCGCTTTTATCCTTGTTGGGTGTCAATATTGATTACATTCATTATGTGAGTTTGTCTTCTAATCCGGCACATTTGCTTTGGAAACCTTGGTCGTTGCTTTCGTATGCTTTTTTTCACAGCGGAATCATGCATATTATTTTTAATATGATTGTTTTGAATTTTTCGGGTAGATTATTCATGACTTATTTTACATCTAAACAGTTGCTGGGTTTGTATGTGTTGAGTGCCATTTTTGCTGGATTATGTTATATTTTAGTTTTTTACATTTTAAATATTAGTGCGCCTATTGTAGGAGCTTCTGCGGCAATTATGGCTATTTTAGTAGCCACTACAACCTATCATCCTTTGATGGAACTTCGTTTATTGATTATTGGAAATGTGAAGTTGTGGCATATAACAGCCGTGATTATTATTGTCGATTTAATGCAACTGCGTTCAGAAAATATGGGCGGACATATTTCTCATCTTTCAGGCGCTTTATTTGGTTTTATTTTTATTAAATTGCTTCAAAATGGAACCGATTTAAGTACTCTAGTTTCTCGTTTTTTAGATTTTTTTGCCAATTTGTTCCAAAAAAATACAGCAACACCGTTCAAAAAAGTCCATAAAAATTACAGTAAGCCTTTGGTGAAAAGCGTTTCAAAAATAGTTGCAAAAGATAAATCTCAGCAACAGATAGATGAAATTTTAGATAAAATCAGTCAGTCTGGATATGATAGTTTGACAAAGGAAGAAAAAGAATTCTTGTTCAAAGTTGGGAAATAA
- a CDS encoding DUF2461 domain-containing protein, with product MLSKNTLQFLDDLKANNNRDWFLENKKRYEAVKKEYQQLVGDFLDTMKPLDPSLEMLEVKNCTFRINRDIRFSKDKTPYKSHLGVWLSSGAKGMNRSGYYLHLERGASFIAGGLYCPEAADLKKMRKEIAFFHDDLEAILNEKNFKREFKDFDRNEKDTLKNPPRGYEKEHPAIEFLKLKSFECSQKIDISEVTKKDFVATMSKKLITLKPLNDFINRALTSE from the coding sequence ATGCTTTCAAAAAACACACTACAATTCCTAGATGATTTAAAAGCCAACAACAATAGAGATTGGTTTTTGGAAAATAAAAAACGCTACGAAGCGGTCAAAAAAGAATATCAGCAATTAGTTGGAGATTTTCTTGATACTATGAAACCACTTGATCCGTCGCTGGAAATGCTGGAAGTCAAGAATTGTACATTCAGAATCAATCGTGACATTCGGTTTTCTAAGGACAAAACACCATACAAATCGCATTTAGGCGTTTGGCTTTCTTCGGGAGCAAAAGGCATGAATCGTTCCGGTTACTACCTTCATCTAGAAAGAGGTGCCAGCTTTATTGCTGGTGGTTTGTATTGCCCTGAAGCAGCAGATTTAAAAAAAATGCGAAAAGAAATTGCCTTTTTCCATGATGATTTAGAAGCTATACTTAACGAAAAAAATTTCAAAAGAGAATTTAAAGATTTTGATCGAAATGAAAAAGATACGCTGAAAAATCCACCACGAGGATACGAAAAAGAACATCCAGCTATTGAATTTTTAAAATTGAAAAGTTTCGAATGTTCTCAAAAAATTGACATTTCAGAAGTAACAAAAAAAGATTTTGTTGCTACAATGAGTAAAAAACTGATTACACTTAAACCATTGAACGATTTTATAAATCGAGCTTTAACTTCTGAGTAA
- the asnB gene encoding asparagine synthase (glutamine-hydrolyzing) translates to MCGINGILHLQSQKKVDERILTKMRDSLEHRGPDDKGLFIENNIGFGHRRLSILDLSSAGHQPFFSEDRRYVLVYNGEIYNFKEFYPELKSNGFDIRTASDTEVLMKLFQLHGLKMLNRLNGMFAFAIWDTLEKKLTVVRDRMGVKPLYYSFYNETFYFASEQKALFTAGVPLKMAQNGIEEYIFNRFVAGENTLYENVKKVLPGHIMTIHEGGKTTTEKWWNLKKEIQNQPEIKNPVEWFRETFDDSVKMRMVSDVPVGVMLSGGLDSSSILASLHHQKYKDIQTFNIGFKEKEHNEAHLAKMMAEKFHYGFHTMQLEDKNLFDQLINATYFQDEPIMHLSEPHLLAISQMAKPSVKVLLSGEGADELMGGYVRYKALQYPSLLNSIATIGNLDVFTKQPRYEKLTRYAQITKKSDLIIYNGSNIYPKDIAENFGVKTSPNNEYRKQIYKEAKSLYPKNLRRQALYFDQHTYLCSLLDRNDRCTMGASIECREPFLDPRLIVGLGSLEDKWLFTGKKWKFILKSAMEKRLPDEILKFRKVGLSVPWGDYIINSPAFKDELETFSKSDLFQMPYFEHINIQKMVQNLQKGNRTMTPYIMPLFMMHIWMKTYATKF, encoded by the coding sequence ATGTGTGGAATTAATGGAATCTTGCATTTACAATCACAAAAAAAAGTTGACGAACGCATTCTTACCAAAATGCGCGATTCGTTAGAACATCGAGGTCCTGATGACAAAGGATTGTTTATAGAAAATAATATTGGTTTTGGACACAGAAGACTTTCAATTCTAGATCTATCCTCAGCCGGACATCAACCTTTCTTCTCAGAAGACCGAAGATATGTGCTGGTTTATAATGGTGAAATCTACAACTTTAAAGAGTTTTATCCCGAATTAAAAAGCAATGGATTTGACATCCGAACTGCTTCGGATACCGAGGTTTTGATGAAATTATTTCAATTGCATGGTTTAAAAATGCTCAATCGCCTCAACGGTATGTTTGCCTTTGCAATTTGGGATACATTAGAAAAAAAACTAACTGTTGTTCGGGATAGAATGGGCGTTAAGCCTTTATATTATTCTTTTTACAATGAGACTTTTTATTTTGCATCAGAACAAAAAGCACTTTTTACGGCTGGTGTCCCTCTTAAAATGGCGCAAAATGGAATAGAAGAATATATCTTTAACCGATTTGTAGCTGGTGAAAATACTTTGTATGAGAATGTAAAAAAAGTTTTGCCCGGGCACATCATGACCATCCACGAAGGTGGAAAAACTACAACCGAAAAGTGGTGGAATTTAAAAAAGGAAATTCAAAATCAGCCTGAAATAAAAAATCCGGTCGAATGGTTTCGAGAAACTTTTGATGATTCCGTAAAAATGCGAATGGTGAGTGACGTTCCCGTGGGCGTTATGCTAAGTGGCGGATTGGATTCTTCGTCAATTTTGGCTTCATTGCACCATCAAAAATACAAAGACATACAAACCTTCAATATAGGCTTTAAAGAGAAAGAACACAATGAAGCACATCTCGCTAAAATGATGGCAGAGAAATTTCATTATGGTTTTCACACGATGCAATTGGAAGACAAAAATCTTTTTGACCAATTAATTAATGCTACTTATTTTCAGGATGAACCTATCATGCATTTAAGTGAGCCGCACCTTTTAGCGATTTCACAAATGGCAAAACCTTCGGTCAAAGTGTTGCTTTCTGGCGAAGGTGCTGATGAATTAATGGGCGGTTATGTGCGTTACAAAGCTTTACAATACCCCTCTTTATTGAATTCTATTGCCACCATTGGAAATCTAGATGTGTTTACAAAACAACCGCGGTATGAAAAATTAACGCGTTATGCCCAAATTACAAAAAAGTCGGATTTGATTATCTACAACGGATCTAATATTTATCCCAAAGATATAGCGGAGAATTTTGGAGTTAAAACCTCGCCAAATAACGAATATAGAAAACAAATTTACAAAGAGGCTAAATCCCTATACCCAAAAAATCTACGCAGACAAGCCCTCTATTTTGATCAACATACCTATTTATGCTCACTACTAGATAGGAATGACCGTTGTACAATGGGCGCATCAATTGAATGTAGAGAACCGTTTTTGGACCCTAGATTAATTGTTGGATTAGGGTCATTAGAAGACAAATGGCTTTTTACAGGAAAAAAATGGAAATTTATTCTAAAAAGCGCCATGGAAAAACGTTTACCAGATGAAATTCTAAAATTTAGAAAGGTAGGCCTAAGTGTTCCTTGGGGCGATTATATCATAAATAGTCCCGCTTTTAAAGATGAGTTAGAAACTTTTTCGAAAAGTGATTTATTTCAAATGCCTTATTTTGAACATATAAACATTCAAAAAATGGTTCAAAATTTACAAAAAGGCAATAGAACTATGACTCCTTATATTATGCCATTGTTTATGATGCATATCTGGATGAAAACGTATGCAACTAAATTTTAA
- a CDS encoding tetratricopeptide repeat protein, producing MATYNKRGYKAPKEKEVKEAVDAVIIDEKDSTTAEVFSKLDETASITEDWVAKNQKVIIGLVAVAAIFTIGYLGYQRFVAAPQQEEAANEMFVAQQNFQKATDGVASDSLYKLSLNGSEGKFGFLKIADEYSGTDAGNLANYYAGIAYLNTGKYTEAIDYLSKFKSDDIVLGALAKGAIGDAYSQKNQPKEALENYVKAAESNKNDFTTPRFLLKAGKTALALGNKADALKYFTDIKDNFEGTPEAASVDVLIGLAQ from the coding sequence ATGGCTACTTACAATAAAAGAGGATATAAAGCACCAAAAGAAAAAGAAGTAAAAGAGGCAGTTGATGCGGTTATCATTGACGAAAAAGACAGCACAACTGCTGAGGTTTTTTCTAAATTAGATGAGACAGCTTCAATCACTGAGGATTGGGTAGCTAAAAATCAAAAAGTTATTATTGGTTTAGTTGCCGTTGCTGCTATTTTTACAATTGGTTATTTAGGATACCAAAGATTCGTTGCTGCACCACAACAAGAGGAAGCGGCAAATGAAATGTTTGTAGCGCAACAAAATTTCCAAAAAGCAACTGATGGAGTAGCAAGCGATTCCTTATACAAGCTGTCTCTGAATGGTTCTGAAGGTAAATTTGGATTCTTAAAAATTGCAGATGAATATTCTGGAACTGATGCAGGAAATTTAGCTAATTATTATGCTGGAATTGCATATTTAAACACAGGAAAATACACTGAAGCGATTGATTATTTGAGCAAATTTAAATCAGATGATATTGTTTTAGGTGCTTTGGCAAAAGGAGCAATTGGAGATGCTTATTCTCAAAAAAATCAACCGAAAGAAGCTTTAGAAAATTACGTGAAAGCTGCAGAATCAAATAAAAATGATTTTACTACGCCGCGTTTTCTATTGAAAGCTGGGAAAACAGCTTTGGCTTTAGGGAACAAAGCAGATGCTTTGAAATATTTTACAGATATTAAAGACAATTTTGAAGGAACTCCAGAGGCTGCTTCAGTTGACGTTTTGATAGGATTAGCACAATAG
- a CDS encoding thioredoxin domain-containing protein, whose product MKFHSTFLIIISFIVFSCNGQNTKNSKTIDAKSFSEKIVTTPNPQILDVRTPEEFSSDHIDKAVNVNWLGDNFVAEAEKLDKTKPVFVYCKSGGRSQSAVQKLEELGFTNIYQLQGGILKWDAAGLSQPSNKITGMTVQEYNNLVNADKKVLIDFYAEWCAPCKKMKPYLLKMEKELAGKVTIIRLDADKNKTLMTEMKISELPTLLLYDNATVKWKHSGFISEEELRKQIQ is encoded by the coding sequence ATGAAATTTCACTCAACATTTCTCATAATCATATCTTTTATTGTTTTTTCTTGTAACGGTCAAAATACAAAAAACAGCAAAACTATTGATGCGAAATCTTTTAGCGAAAAAATAGTAACAACACCTAACCCACAAATTCTAGACGTGCGAACTCCGGAAGAATTCTCCTCAGATCATATTGACAAAGCAGTAAATGTAAATTGGCTTGGAGACAATTTTGTTGCCGAAGCAGAAAAACTAGACAAAACAAAACCCGTTTTCGTGTATTGTAAAAGTGGAGGAAGAAGCCAAAGTGCCGTTCAGAAACTAGAAGAACTTGGCTTTACAAATATCTACCAATTGCAAGGCGGAATTTTGAAATGGGATGCCGCAGGACTTTCACAACCAAGCAACAAAATTACAGGAATGACTGTACAAGAATATAATAATCTAGTAAATGCTGATAAAAAAGTATTGATTGATTTTTATGCAGAATGGTGCGCACCTTGCAAAAAGATGAAACCTTACCTTTTAAAAATGGAAAAAGAATTGGCAGGTAAAGTAACTATTATTCGCTTGGATGCCGATAAAAACAAAACACTAATGACTGAAATGAAAATAAGTGAACTTCCCACTTTATTATTATATGACAATGCAACAGTAAAATGGAAACATTCAGGTTTTATAAGTGAAGAGGAATTGAGAAAACAAATACAATAA
- the mutL gene encoding DNA mismatch repair endonuclease MutL, with protein sequence MSSIIQLLPDHVANQIAAGEVVQRPASVVKELLENAVDARATDIKLIIKDAGKALVQVIDNGLGMSVTDARLCFERHATSKIRQAEDLFSLHTKGFRGEALASIAAIAHVEMKTKQEQEELGTHIIVEGSKFVTQDVAVLPKGTSFAVKNLFFNIPARRNFLKSDTVEYRHIIDEFQRVALAHPKIHFTFYHNGSEMFNLPPSTLRQRIVNVFSGKTNEKLVPVQEETEIVTIQGFVSKPEFAKKNRGEQFFFVNDRFIKSGYLHHAVMAAYDGILKDGAQPSYFLDLSVPPNTIDINIHPTKTEIKFDDEHALYAILRASIKHSLGQFNVAPVLDFDRDSNLDTPYHYKDLEGATPTIQVDGNFNPFSEEKPSKQFSTYRKPEPTANWESLYVGLKQDTDEIGQMTFENEEVTSSLFNDEEVEHSVHKTYQIHKKYIVSSIKSGMVIVDQQRAHQRVLYEQFLVNMTVNQASSQQLLFPLNLFFSSSEMELIGELQLSLMNTGFVFEENNNDHIVISGIPVNVTESEVSLVLEQLLSDLQDGIPESSFSQNDTIAKSMAKSLAVKTGTHLTEKEQENLVNGLFACKDPNVSPFHKPTFITMRVEDLDKKFAI encoded by the coding sequence ATGTCGAGTATAATTCAATTACTTCCTGATCATGTTGCCAATCAAATTGCCGCTGGAGAGGTTGTTCAAAGACCAGCTTCAGTTGTCAAAGAGTTGCTGGAAAATGCAGTAGATGCAAGGGCTACAGATATAAAGTTAATTATTAAAGATGCTGGAAAGGCATTAGTCCAAGTTATAGATAATGGTTTAGGAATGAGCGTAACTGATGCTCGTTTGTGTTTTGAGCGTCACGCTACTTCCAAAATTCGCCAAGCAGAAGATTTATTTTCTTTACATACCAAAGGTTTTCGTGGAGAAGCATTAGCCTCTATTGCTGCTATTGCTCATGTAGAAATGAAAACCAAGCAAGAACAAGAAGAACTTGGGACACATATTATCGTTGAAGGCAGTAAGTTTGTAACGCAAGATGTAGCTGTTTTGCCAAAAGGAACTTCATTTGCTGTCAAAAATTTATTTTTTAATATTCCTGCACGACGCAATTTCCTGAAATCGGATACGGTGGAATACCGCCATATTATTGATGAATTTCAACGTGTGGCTTTGGCTCACCCAAAAATACATTTTACGTTTTATCACAATGGCAGTGAAATGTTTAATTTGCCACCCTCAACTTTGCGACAAAGAATTGTGAATGTTTTCTCGGGTAAAACCAATGAAAAATTAGTTCCGGTTCAAGAAGAAACAGAAATAGTGACGATTCAGGGATTTGTAAGCAAACCTGAGTTTGCCAAAAAAAATCGCGGAGAGCAGTTTTTCTTTGTCAATGATCGTTTTATAAAAAGCGGTTATTTGCATCATGCGGTTATGGCCGCCTATGACGGAATTTTGAAAGATGGGGCACAGCCTAGTTATTTTTTAGATTTATCGGTGCCACCTAATACTATTGATATCAATATTCATCCCACTAAAACGGAGATTAAGTTTGATGACGAACATGCTTTATATGCTATTTTAAGAGCTTCCATAAAACATAGTTTGGGGCAATTTAATGTGGCTCCAGTTTTGGATTTTGACCGTGATTCTAATTTAGACACACCATATCATTACAAAGATTTAGAAGGTGCAACACCGACGATTCAGGTGGATGGCAACTTTAATCCTTTCTCTGAAGAAAAGCCCAGCAAGCAATTTTCCACTTATAGGAAACCGGAACCAACAGCTAATTGGGAAAGTTTATACGTAGGTTTAAAACAAGATACGGATGAAATAGGGCAGATGACTTTCGAAAATGAAGAAGTGACTTCCTCTTTATTTAACGATGAAGAAGTAGAGCATTCGGTTCATAAAACGTATCAAATTCATAAAAAATACATTGTTTCTTCCATCAAATCAGGAATGGTAATTGTCGATCAGCAGCGGGCACATCAGCGTGTTTTGTATGAGCAGTTTTTAGTAAATATGACCGTTAATCAGGCATCAAGCCAGCAGTTGTTGTTTCCTTTGAACTTGTTTTTTTCGTCAAGCGAAATGGAACTTATTGGGGAGTTACAACTTTCGTTGATGAATACTGGATTTGTTTTTGAAGAAAACAATAATGATCATATTGTTATTTCTGGAATACCGGTAAATGTTACGGAGAGCGAAGTTTCATTAGTTTTAGAACAATTATTAAGTGATTTGCAGGACGGAATTCCTGAAAGCAGTTTCAGTCAGAATGATACGATTGCCAAATCAATGGCCAAAAGTTTAGCGGTAAAAACAGGAACGCACCTTACAGAAAAAGAGCAGGAAAATTTGGTCAACGGACTTTTTGCCTGTAAAGACCCCAATGTTTCACCATTTCATAAACCCACTTTCATCACGATGCGTGTGGAAGATTTAGATAAAAAATTTGCAATATGA